The proteins below come from a single Haloferax sp. Atlit-12N genomic window:
- a CDS encoding TATA-box-binding protein: protein MSHETRLESLEIQNVVASSAIGQELDLESLSNDVTGAEFNPDNFPGLVYRTQDPRAANLIFRSGKIVCTGASSVDGVNRALDQVFEELGSLGIPIDNREEATVQNIVSSADLGTTLNLNALAIGLGLENVEYEPEQFPGLVYRIDEPNVVVLLFGSGKIVITGAKKVEFAHEAIQVVSDEIDSLGLLG, encoded by the coding sequence AACACGCCTTGAGTCTCTCGAGATTCAAAACGTGGTTGCATCAAGCGCCATCGGTCAGGAATTGGATTTGGAATCGCTCTCGAACGACGTCACCGGAGCGGAGTTCAATCCAGATAACTTCCCTGGACTCGTCTATCGGACACAAGACCCAAGAGCAGCGAATCTGATTTTCCGGTCTGGCAAAATCGTGTGCACTGGTGCGAGTAGCGTCGACGGGGTCAACCGTGCATTAGATCAGGTATTCGAGGAACTCGGTAGCCTTGGAATTCCAATCGATAACCGGGAAGAGGCGACTGTGCAGAACATCGTCTCGAGTGCAGACCTCGGAACAACTCTCAATCTGAATGCACTCGCGATTGGTCTCGGTCTCGAAAACGTCGAGTATGAACCCGAGCAATTCCCTGGCCTTGTCTATCGGATCGACGAGCCGAACGTAGTGGTCTTGCTGTTTGGATCGGGGAAGATAGTCATCACGGGTGCGAAGAAGGTGGAGTTTGCACATGAGGCGATTCAGGTTGTGAGCGACGAGATTGACTCGCTTGGACTACTCGGCTGA